A DNA window from Candidatus Protochlamydia naegleriophila contains the following coding sequences:
- the dut gene encoding dUTP diphosphatase yields the protein MHNQQHNSLDIPTIIEDEELLPFYMTSEAAGADVKAYLKEPLEVAPGQSVLVPTGMSFAIPAGYEIQVRPRSGLALKHQITVLNTPGTIDSDYRGEVKIILINHGAKPFIIEPGMRIAQLVLAPVLRANFIRANELATTQRGMGGFGHTG from the coding sequence ATGCATAATCAACAGCATAATAGCCTAGATATTCCTACAATAATTGAAGATGAAGAGCTATTACCCTTCTATATGACATCTGAAGCCGCGGGCGCTGATGTCAAAGCTTATTTAAAAGAACCTTTAGAAGTCGCTCCTGGTCAATCTGTTTTAGTGCCAACAGGCATGAGCTTTGCCATTCCAGCCGGTTACGAGATCCAAGTTCGTCCAAGAAGCGGTTTAGCACTCAAGCATCAGATTACAGTTTTAAATACTCCCGGCACAATCGATTCTGACTATCGCGGAGAAGTTAAAATCATTTTGATCAATCATGGCGCAAAGCCATTTATCATCGAGCCAGGCATGAGAATTGCCCAATTAGTTTTAGCGCCAGTTTTACGTGCCAATTTTATTCGCGCCAACGAACTAGCAACAACACAGCGTGGAATGGGGGGATTTGGTCATACAGGTTAG
- a CDS encoding PTS sugar transporter subunit IIA yields MMKMPLSHYMDPRLVVFLNADSRDETLQRLVHVIYQADKLKNEELFYKAIIEREKIVSTGIGMGAAIPHAKLPSYDQFFIAVGILQKPVEWNALDGAPVRLIFMIGGPDDKQTEYLQLLSNLTHAIKDEERRKNFSL; encoded by the coding sequence ATGATGAAAATGCCCCTTTCTCACTACATGGATCCTCGGTTAGTCGTTTTTTTAAACGCTGACAGCCGTGATGAAACTTTACAGCGGCTCGTCCACGTCATTTATCAAGCCGATAAATTGAAGAATGAAGAGTTATTCTATAAAGCCATCATAGAAAGAGAAAAAATCGTTTCTACAGGCATTGGAATGGGTGCTGCCATTCCGCATGCCAAACTCCCCTCTTACGATCAATTTTTTATTGCCGTTGGGATTTTACAGAAGCCCGTCGAATGGAATGCATTAGATGGGGCTCCCGTTCGCTTGATTTTTATGATTGGAGGGCCCGATGATAAGCAAACAGAATATCTTCAATTACTATCTAATTTGACCCATGCCATTAAAGATGAAGAGAGGCGAAAAAACTTCTCTCTTTAA
- a CDS encoding PTS sugar transporter subunit IIA, with product MDLKIKDVADLLNVSETTIRRWISDRKIPTYRINQHYYFSRTEIENWVMTHKLDKTHGTSPFTQKKEAELILPEKKAMGGSKQFSLFRAIHKGDVLHHLSGETKEEIIRSTMKKTAKNLHVDADVMTDLLLDRENMMPTALNNGIAVPHTRDSLLNAHHDAVIVVFLDKPLDYGALDGKPVHTLFFLFACEDKRHLHLLAKIAHLSSQPNALEFFQSKPSKEKLLAFVKEWESRVPQNS from the coding sequence ATGGATTTAAAAATTAAAGATGTTGCTGATCTTTTGAATGTTTCAGAAACTACGATTCGCCGCTGGATTTCTGACAGGAAAATTCCTACCTATCGCATTAATCAGCACTACTATTTTTCGCGCACAGAAATTGAAAATTGGGTGATGACCCATAAGCTAGACAAAACGCATGGCACCTCTCCTTTTACTCAAAAAAAAGAGGCCGAGCTCATCCTTCCAGAGAAAAAAGCCATGGGCGGTAGTAAGCAATTCAGCTTATTTAGAGCCATTCACAAGGGAGATGTTTTGCATCACCTATCTGGTGAAACGAAGGAAGAAATCATTCGCTCAACCATGAAAAAAACAGCAAAAAACCTTCATGTTGATGCTGATGTCATGACCGATTTACTCCTAGACCGCGAAAATATGATGCCAACGGCGCTCAATAATGGAATTGCCGTTCCACACACAAGAGATTCGCTTTTAAATGCCCATCATGATGCGGTTATTGTTGTCTTTTTAGACAAGCCGCTCGACTATGGAGCCTTGGATGGCAAGCCTGTTCACACGCTCTTTTTCCTATTTGCCTGTGAAGACAAACGTCACTTACATTTGCTAGCCAAAATTGCTCATTTAAGCAGCCAGCCGAATGCGCTGGAATTTTTCCAATCTAAGCCTTCAAAAGAAAAGCTGCTGGCATTTGTGAAGGAATGGGAAAGCCGCGTGCCGCAAAATTCTTAA
- a CDS encoding tetratricopeptide repeat protein has product MVNSSVSINKGFFVELDIPFKSVTEVDLDTTDYFTQASFTELVEDSHQQTLNYIIAIATDTLGHTSLMDGCSFVRQYYVNDKTQSGLTRSEISSVAFYSLPIASVDNVKDSLDVKQLSEGPQLNRINPNIKKVCSDSQSLLSRVKFNYICSLHDLLRQSAKEWFLSFIAAHDPNLSKRSEDGFKIALIYQVGAEHPSFKITDEVVRKFFKKNEYQAFYWHLQAAKSGNADSFYHLSRFYDAGTVCQQSTEEAFKCIEKAVQLTPYSVTYQTLLANRHYKGLGTPNNLDKAREVMCNINKLKASLNK; this is encoded by the coding sequence ATGGTCAATTCATCCGTTTCGATTAACAAGGGATTTTTCGTAGAACTAGACATTCCTTTTAAATCAGTGACTGAAGTTGATTTGGATACGACCGACTATTTCACACAAGCTTCTTTTACCGAGCTGGTTGAAGACAGCCATCAACAAACGCTGAACTATATCATAGCCATCGCAACCGATACGCTCGGACATACCTCTTTAATGGATGGTTGCAGTTTTGTTAGGCAATATTACGTTAACGATAAGACCCAGTCAGGGCTCACGAGAAGCGAGATTAGTTCGGTTGCTTTTTACTCTTTACCGATCGCTTCAGTTGATAATGTGAAGGATTCATTAGATGTCAAGCAGTTGTCAGAAGGCCCCCAGCTGAATCGCATTAATCCCAACATTAAAAAAGTCTGCTCAGACAGCCAGTCGCTACTGAGTAGGGTAAAGTTCAACTACATTTGCTCTCTTCACGACCTGCTACGACAATCGGCCAAAGAGTGGTTTTTGAGCTTTATCGCTGCGCATGACCCGAATTTGTCCAAGCGCAGTGAAGATGGATTCAAAATTGCTCTTATTTATCAGGTTGGTGCTGAACATCCTAGTTTCAAGATCACGGATGAAGTCGTTAGAAAATTTTTCAAGAAAAATGAATACCAAGCCTTTTATTGGCATCTGCAAGCAGCAAAATCGGGCAATGCAGATTCTTTTTATCACCTTTCCCGCTTTTACGATGCAGGAACAGTGTGCCAACAGTCCACTGAAGAAGCTTTCAAGTGCATAGAGAAGGCTGTTCAATTAACTCCCTACTCTGTCACCTACCAGACATTGCTGGCCAATCGCCATTATAAAGGGCTCGGGACTCCGAACAATCTGGACAAAGCTAGAGAAGTGATGTGTAACATCAATAAGCTCAAAGCGAGCCTTAACAAATGA
- a CDS encoding class I SAM-dependent methyltransferase: MSEMPEPYRSIQTLPFDDHGWFVNEAQLQICLSVKPARTIIEVGSWLGKSTRFIASFIPEDGRVYAIDTWLGSEESVHLNDSRLPHLYQLFLSNVKQAGLTHKIIPIRMESLEAAKGLDVQADLIYLDAAHDTESVYQDILAWYPHLAVEGIFCGDDWDWESVRIGVIKAAGRLQKKVNYYAHFWWLE; this comes from the coding sequence ATGTCTGAGATGCCAGAGCCTTACCGCTCCATTCAAACCTTGCCCTTTGACGACCATGGCTGGTTCGTCAATGAGGCTCAGCTGCAGATTTGCTTGAGCGTGAAGCCCGCCCGTACGATCATTGAAGTGGGATCATGGCTTGGCAAGTCGACCCGCTTTATTGCCTCATTCATTCCTGAAGATGGACGCGTGTATGCCATCGACACCTGGCTTGGATCTGAAGAAAGTGTTCATCTGAATGATTCCCGCTTGCCCCATCTTTATCAGCTCTTTTTATCAAATGTCAAACAGGCTGGTTTGACCCATAAAATTATTCCCATTCGCATGGAATCTTTAGAAGCGGCTAAAGGATTGGACGTGCAGGCTGATCTCATCTATTTAGATGCGGCACATGACACTGAAAGCGTTTATCAAGATATTTTGGCCTGGTATCCCCATCTAGCGGTAGAAGGCATTTTTTGCGGAGATGACTGGGATTGGGAGTCGGTGCGTATCGGCGTGATTAAAGCCGCCGGCAGGCTGCAAAAAAAAGTAAATTATTATGCTCACTTCTGGTGGCTTGAATAG
- a CDS encoding ATP-dependent Clp protease ATP-binding subunit, producing the protein MFDKFTNRAKQVIKLAKKEAQRLNHNYLGTEHVLLGLLKLGQGVAVNVLRNLNIDFETVRSEVEKLVGYGPEIQVYGDPALTGKVKKVFEFANEEAANLNHNYVGTEHLLLGLLRQTDGVAAQVLENLNVNLKEVRKEVLKELETFNLQLPPISGSGVGPTGQQPGAQGKQPYDKVAPAGANDKMPALKAYGHDLTEMCREGKMDPVIGRKDEIERLILILCRRRKNNPVLVGEAGVGKTAIVEGLAQAIVKGDVPDALRKKKLITLDLALMIAGTKYRGQFEERIKAVMDEIKKNGNVLLFIDELHTIVGAGAAEGAIDASNILKPALSRGELQCIGATTIDEYRKHIEKDAALERRFQKILIAPPSVEDTIEILNGLKPEYEKHHKVIFTNQAIRAAAILSDRYIHGRFLPDKAIDLIDEAGAKMRISMMNQPQDISKFEAEIESTRLAKEESISKQEYEKAAKLRDREKTLREQLQQIRAEWEINKEEHEVIVEDEDVASVIARQTGIPLNRLTEGELQKVLKMEEILKEGIIGQEDAIKTVCRAIRRSRADIKDPNRPIGAFLFLGPTGVGKTLLARLLATNMFGGEDALIQVDMSEYMEKFAVSRMTGSPPGYVGHEEGGQLTEQVRQRPYSVVLFDEIEKAHPDVMDLLLQILEEGRLTDSFGRKVDFRNTIIIMTSNLGADLIKKSTEIGFGAAESSLDYAHIKEKIESEVKKRFKPEFLNRLNDIVIFHPLNRDNLLHVISLEINKLQKRLSRRETFIELDETAKNFLVDKGFQVEMGARPLRRTIEQYLEDPLAEKMLMNPNEGRRCRVTVENGEIVFIDDEVFPLHGKTKTAAGST; encoded by the coding sequence ATGTTTGATAAATTCACTAATCGTGCAAAACAGGTTATTAAGTTAGCCAAAAAAGAAGCGCAGCGCCTTAATCACAACTACCTGGGCACCGAACATGTCCTTTTAGGTCTACTCAAGCTAGGTCAAGGAGTCGCTGTTAATGTTTTGCGAAACCTCAACATTGATTTTGAAACCGTCCGCAGCGAGGTCGAAAAATTAGTCGGCTATGGTCCTGAAATTCAAGTCTATGGCGATCCTGCCTTGACAGGAAAAGTAAAAAAAGTTTTTGAGTTTGCAAACGAAGAAGCAGCTAACTTGAATCACAATTACGTTGGAACAGAACACCTTTTACTAGGTCTGTTGAGGCAAACGGATGGTGTTGCAGCTCAGGTGCTTGAGAATTTGAATGTGAATTTAAAGGAAGTGCGTAAAGAGGTTTTAAAAGAGCTTGAAACCTTCAACTTGCAACTTCCTCCCATTAGCGGATCGGGAGTGGGTCCGACAGGGCAGCAACCAGGTGCTCAGGGCAAGCAGCCCTATGACAAAGTGGCGCCAGCTGGCGCAAACGATAAGATGCCTGCGTTAAAGGCTTATGGGCATGATTTGACCGAGATGTGTCGAGAAGGGAAAATGGATCCGGTGATCGGCCGGAAGGACGAGATCGAACGCCTCATCTTGATCTTATGTCGTCGTCGCAAAAACAACCCGGTTTTAGTTGGTGAAGCAGGTGTTGGTAAGACAGCGATTGTTGAGGGATTGGCCCAAGCGATAGTTAAAGGGGATGTTCCAGACGCGCTTCGCAAGAAGAAGTTGATCACACTCGATTTGGCTTTGATGATTGCAGGTACGAAGTATCGAGGCCAGTTTGAAGAGCGTATTAAAGCTGTCATGGATGAGATCAAGAAGAATGGAAACGTTTTACTATTCATCGATGAGCTGCATACGATTGTTGGGGCAGGAGCCGCCGAAGGGGCAATCGACGCTTCCAATATTTTAAAGCCGGCTCTTTCAAGAGGGGAGCTTCAATGTATTGGGGCGACGACCATCGACGAATATCGCAAGCACATCGAAAAAGATGCGGCTCTAGAGCGACGCTTTCAAAAGATCTTGATTGCACCACCAAGCGTGGAAGACACGATTGAAATTCTCAATGGTTTGAAGCCTGAATACGAAAAGCACCATAAGGTCATTTTCACTAATCAGGCGATTCGAGCAGCGGCTATTTTATCCGATCGCTACATCCATGGCCGTTTCTTGCCAGATAAAGCGATCGACCTCATTGATGAAGCGGGTGCGAAGATGCGCATTTCGATGATGAATCAGCCGCAAGATATCAGCAAATTTGAGGCAGAAATAGAGTCGACTCGCCTTGCTAAGGAGGAATCGATCAGCAAGCAAGAGTATGAAAAAGCGGCTAAATTGCGCGATCGGGAAAAAACCTTGCGCGAGCAGCTACAACAGATTCGTGCGGAATGGGAAATCAATAAAGAAGAGCATGAAGTCATTGTCGAAGATGAAGATGTGGCGAGTGTCATCGCAAGGCAAACCGGAATTCCATTGAATCGCCTCACAGAAGGGGAACTGCAAAAAGTTCTCAAGATGGAAGAGATTCTCAAAGAGGGGATCATTGGGCAAGAGGATGCGATCAAAACGGTTTGTCGCGCAATTAGACGCAGCCGTGCAGATATTAAAGATCCCAATCGCCCCATTGGAGCCTTCCTTTTCTTGGGGCCGACAGGGGTTGGTAAAACGCTTTTAGCACGTCTTTTGGCCACGAACATGTTTGGTGGTGAAGATGCTCTGATTCAAGTCGACATGTCGGAATACATGGAGAAATTTGCCGTCAGCCGTATGACGGGATCTCCTCCAGGCTATGTTGGTCACGAAGAGGGCGGTCAGTTGACAGAGCAGGTTCGCCAACGTCCTTATTCGGTGGTCTTGTTCGACGAGATTGAGAAGGCCCACCCCGATGTGATGGATCTTCTCCTCCAAATTTTGGAAGAGGGGCGTTTGACGGACTCGTTCGGTAGAAAGGTCGATTTCCGCAATACGATCATCATCATGACCTCTAATTTGGGAGCCGATCTCATCAAGAAGAGTACGGAAATTGGATTTGGTGCAGCTGAAAGTTCGCTCGATTATGCTCATATCAAGGAGAAAATCGAAAGCGAAGTGAAGAAGCGCTTTAAACCAGAGTTCCTCAATCGCTTGAATGACATTGTCATCTTCCATCCGCTTAATCGCGACAATCTCTTGCATGTCATCTCATTGGAGATCAATAAGTTGCAGAAACGGTTATCTCGACGAGAAACATTCATCGAGCTTGATGAGACTGCTAAAAACTTCTTGGTTGACAAAGGATTCCAAGTGGAAATGGGAGCTCGTCCATTGAGACGAACCATTGAGCAGTATTTGGAAGATCCTTTGGCAGAGAAGATGCTGATGAATCCAAATGAAGGGCGAAGATGTCGTGTCACGGTTGAAAATGGCGAAATTGTTTTCATCGACGACGAAGTTTTCCCTTTGCATGGCAAGACCAAGACAGCCGCGGGTTCTACTTAA
- the hemG gene encoding protoporphyrinogen oxidase, which yields MVRPKQIVILGAGISGLTTAWFLKQFLDEAVRITVVEKSCRAGGWIESLRLQEFLFEQGPRSCRTKGNGRETLRLVEELGLQDQIIAAHPSARSRFVYHQKSLHSLPSHPLAMPFNPLMKGWLKACWRDWTSPKSAEEDESLYAFFSRRLGSDWCNRLIDPFISGIYAGDSRKLSIQSCFPVLWQWEQEHGSLLKGAWRHPRRPPSESAFVSKWEKEPIFSFKQGMERLTNELAKQLEEIIRFSCEPKAIQFTSKEVRITLTSGEQIEADHVISAIPALSLAPLLASHSTLAEQLQAIPYATLMVVNLGYRKKILKSDGFGYLIPSQEKEAILGCVFDSCVFPQQNACEEETRLTVMIGGTRYPEVETYSEKRGKEIALEAMQNHLGIDAEPDVAYVRLARQAIPQYEVGHQHLLSSLRRQLASLQRLTLTGNSFDGVSVNDRVAQARILAEDFARSSS from the coding sequence ATGGTACGCCCTAAGCAAATTGTGATTTTAGGTGCCGGTATTAGTGGACTGACCACTGCCTGGTTTTTGAAGCAATTTTTAGACGAAGCTGTCCGAATTACTGTCGTTGAAAAAAGCTGCCGGGCAGGGGGATGGATTGAATCGCTCCGTCTACAAGAATTTCTATTTGAACAAGGCCCAAGAAGCTGCCGCACAAAGGGAAACGGAAGGGAAACGTTGCGGCTTGTGGAAGAGTTGGGGCTGCAAGATCAGATCATTGCTGCCCACCCCTCTGCAAGAAGCCGCTTCGTTTACCATCAAAAGAGCCTTCATTCTCTTCCCAGCCATCCTTTGGCCATGCCATTTAATCCTTTAATGAAAGGATGGTTAAAGGCCTGCTGGCGCGATTGGACCTCTCCCAAATCGGCTGAAGAAGATGAGAGCCTGTATGCCTTTTTCAGCCGCCGCTTGGGGAGCGATTGGTGCAACCGCCTCATCGATCCCTTTATATCGGGTATTTATGCGGGAGATAGCCGCAAATTGTCGATCCAAAGCTGTTTTCCAGTTCTATGGCAATGGGAACAGGAGCATGGCTCACTCTTAAAAGGAGCGTGGCGCCATCCTAGGCGGCCGCCATCTGAGAGTGCTTTTGTATCGAAATGGGAAAAAGAGCCGATTTTTTCTTTTAAACAAGGGATGGAAAGGCTGACTAATGAACTAGCAAAGCAGCTAGAGGAGATAATTCGCTTCTCTTGCGAACCTAAGGCGATTCAATTCACCTCTAAAGAGGTGCGCATCACTTTGACAAGCGGCGAGCAGATCGAAGCCGATCATGTTATCTCGGCCATTCCGGCCCTTTCTTTAGCTCCTTTGCTCGCCAGCCACTCAACGCTCGCTGAACAGCTCCAAGCAATTCCTTATGCGACACTCATGGTCGTCAATTTGGGGTACCGCAAAAAAATCCTGAAATCCGATGGATTTGGCTATCTGATCCCTTCGCAAGAAAAAGAAGCTATTTTGGGATGCGTCTTTGATTCTTGCGTCTTTCCCCAGCAAAATGCATGCGAAGAGGAGACCCGATTGACAGTCATGATAGGCGGAACAAGGTATCCTGAAGTCGAAACCTATAGCGAAAAGCGAGGAAAAGAAATTGCTTTAGAAGCAATGCAGAATCACCTGGGAATCGATGCCGAACCGGATGTCGCTTACGTAAGGCTTGCCCGTCAGGCAATTCCTCAATACGAAGTAGGACATCAGCACCTGCTATCCTCGCTGCGCCGCCAACTGGCCTCTCTGCAACGCCTTACCCTGACGGGGAATTCTTTTGACGGAGTGTCGGTCAATGATCGCGTGGCTCAAGCACGCATTCTTGCCGAAGACTTTGCCCGCTCTTCCTCTTAA
- the hemE gene encoding uroporphyrinogen decarboxylase — protein MPLSDTLMTTHANVSAKSHSHSFNDLLIRALECRNESRPPVWLMRQAGRHLASYRALRQKYSFLEMCHHPDLIAEVTLLPIKAYSVDAAILFSDILVVPEALQVGVRFEDQVGPIIERPITHTGEIAALPEPHDLSALSFVQEGIKRLKPQLNVPLIGFCGAPFTVASYMIEGKTSRDFKKTKRWMLNDPKGFHQLLRKIADWSIAYLNLQIDAGVEALQIFDSWANTLAYRQFQEFSLGYLDYILKGLKTPVPVILFCRGSSVFAPQLASIQPRGIGLDWNCSLSYMRRLIPSSIALQGNLDPDLLYAPLPKIKEEVNGLLDEMEGDKGFIFNLGHGIFPDVSEEAVRTLVECIQSRG, from the coding sequence ATGCCGCTTAGTGATACTCTCATGACTACCCATGCCAACGTCTCCGCTAAATCCCATTCCCACTCATTTAATGACCTTCTTATCCGTGCGCTTGAGTGCCGTAATGAGTCGAGACCGCCTGTCTGGCTTATGAGGCAAGCTGGGCGCCATCTGGCTTCTTACCGTGCTTTGAGGCAAAAATATTCTTTTCTGGAAATGTGCCATCATCCTGACTTGATTGCAGAGGTGACGCTTTTACCAATCAAAGCCTATAGCGTTGACGCGGCCATTTTATTCTCAGATATTTTGGTCGTTCCAGAGGCTTTACAGGTGGGTGTTAGATTTGAAGATCAGGTGGGGCCGATCATTGAAAGACCCATCACACATACAGGTGAGATAGCAGCGCTTCCGGAGCCTCACGATCTCTCTGCCTTAAGCTTTGTCCAAGAGGGGATTAAACGTTTAAAGCCGCAACTAAATGTTCCTTTAATTGGTTTTTGCGGCGCTCCTTTTACTGTGGCAAGTTACATGATTGAAGGGAAAACGAGCCGTGACTTTAAAAAAACCAAGCGGTGGATGCTTAATGATCCCAAAGGGTTTCATCAGCTGCTTCGCAAAATTGCCGATTGGTCCATTGCTTATCTCAATTTGCAAATCGATGCCGGGGTTGAAGCCTTGCAAATTTTTGATTCTTGGGCGAACACTTTGGCTTACCGTCAATTTCAAGAGTTTTCTTTGGGTTATTTGGATTACATTTTAAAAGGGTTGAAAACACCGGTTCCAGTGATCTTATTTTGCAGAGGGTCGTCTGTCTTTGCTCCCCAATTGGCATCTATTCAGCCACGGGGCATCGGATTGGACTGGAACTGCAGCCTATCCTACATGCGCCGCTTAATTCCTTCTTCTATAGCTCTTCAAGGGAATTTAGATCCCGATCTCCTGTATGCCCCCCTTCCCAAAATTAAGGAAGAGGTCAACGGGCTGCTCGATGAAATGGAAGGCGACAAGGGTTTTATTTTTAATTTAGGTCACGGAATTTTTCCTGATGTTTCCGAAGAGGCTGTGCGTACATTAGTAGAATGTATACAAAGCAGGGGATAG
- the tkt gene encoding transketolase: MDPELKQIMAKIANTIRGLSMDAVQKADSGHPGLPMGCAELGAYLYGYYLKQNPKDSKWLNRDRFILSAGHGSMWLYSCLHLAGYKISLDDIKHFRQLHSPTPGHPESFMTDGVETTTGPLGQGVGNAVGQALGFKLLAAKFNTEKQKIFNNKVFVLMGDGCVMEGVSAEVSSLAGHLKLDNLVAIYDANHITLDGPLAESCSEDTKARYRAYGWDVYEIDGNDLDAIDAVFTQIRQHQERPCLVIAHTIIGKGAPNKAGTYKVHGSPLGPEEIKAAKEALGIPQDEFYIPQAVINYFQNKLPQDAQEEDKWKQTFEAWARDNPEKLKELETMLHNKLPDDLESKLKQLAIKAPIAGRKASQEAINLLADMLPQLYGGSADLSTSDMTMMKKFPLVAPGQFQGRNIKYGVREFGMATMATGLYQTGMIIPYIGTFLTFSDYMRNAIRLAALQNAHVIYQFTHDSIFLGEDGPTHQPVEHYAALRAIPQLQVIRPADTHEVKMAWIAALQYKGPTALILSRQNLPDLAETDVSYADGVGRGAYIVKQEKGKPDFTLIATGSELSLAMNVADTLERLGKHVRVISMPCWDLFEKQSIEYKDSLFGGDIGRRVSIEAGVDLGWHKYIGRDGVAICMERFGASAPAGVLAKEYGFTVEDILERIL; the protein is encoded by the coding sequence ATGGATCCTGAGCTCAAGCAAATCATGGCTAAAATAGCCAATACTATCCGCGGTCTTTCTATGGATGCGGTTCAAAAAGCTGATTCTGGCCATCCAGGATTGCCTATGGGATGTGCTGAGCTTGGTGCTTATCTGTATGGATACTATCTCAAACAAAATCCCAAAGATTCGAAATGGTTAAACCGCGATCGGTTTATTTTATCGGCAGGCCATGGATCTATGTGGCTCTATTCATGCCTCCATTTGGCCGGCTATAAAATCTCTTTGGATGATATCAAGCACTTTCGCCAGCTTCATTCGCCAACTCCCGGCCATCCGGAATCTTTCATGACAGATGGCGTTGAAACGACTACAGGTCCTTTAGGGCAAGGGGTTGGCAATGCAGTAGGACAAGCTCTTGGATTCAAGTTGCTGGCGGCTAAATTCAACACTGAAAAACAGAAGATTTTCAATAACAAGGTCTTTGTATTGATGGGCGATGGCTGCGTGATGGAAGGCGTGTCCGCAGAGGTTTCTTCATTGGCCGGGCATCTCAAACTCGACAATTTGGTCGCTATCTATGACGCCAACCACATTACTTTGGATGGTCCCTTGGCTGAGAGCTGTTCGGAAGATACAAAAGCTCGCTACCGTGCCTATGGTTGGGATGTGTATGAAATTGATGGAAATGATTTGGATGCCATCGACGCTGTTTTCACGCAAATCAGACAGCATCAAGAGCGTCCTTGCTTGGTTATTGCTCACACAATCATTGGAAAAGGGGCTCCCAATAAGGCAGGTACTTATAAGGTTCATGGCTCGCCTTTAGGGCCGGAAGAGATCAAAGCCGCCAAAGAAGCTCTTGGCATTCCTCAAGATGAATTTTACATTCCTCAGGCCGTTATTAATTACTTCCAAAATAAGCTTCCGCAAGATGCTCAAGAAGAAGATAAATGGAAGCAGACATTTGAGGCGTGGGCACGTGACAATCCGGAGAAATTGAAAGAGCTGGAAACCATGCTGCATAACAAGCTCCCCGATGATCTTGAAAGTAAGTTGAAGCAGCTTGCCATTAAGGCTCCCATTGCAGGCCGCAAGGCATCCCAAGAAGCAATCAATCTTCTGGCTGATATGCTCCCTCAGCTCTATGGAGGTTCTGCAGATCTATCGACATCTGACATGACGATGATGAAGAAGTTTCCTCTTGTAGCGCCAGGTCAGTTTCAAGGACGCAACATTAAATATGGTGTTCGTGAATTTGGAATGGCTACCATGGCAACTGGGCTCTATCAAACAGGAATGATTATTCCATATATTGGAACGTTCTTGACCTTCTCGGATTATATGCGCAATGCCATCCGCTTAGCAGCCTTGCAGAATGCACATGTGATTTACCAATTTACACATGACTCCATTTTCCTTGGCGAAGATGGCCCGACTCACCAACCAGTGGAGCATTATGCGGCTTTAAGAGCAATTCCGCAGCTCCAGGTGATCCGTCCAGCTGACACACATGAGGTGAAAATGGCTTGGATTGCGGCTCTTCAATATAAGGGTCCAACGGCTCTCATTTTATCTCGCCAGAACTTGCCAGATCTGGCTGAAACCGATGTGTCATATGCAGATGGCGTTGGGCGGGGAGCCTATATTGTGAAGCAGGAGAAGGGGAAACCCGATTTTACTTTGATTGCTACAGGATCTGAGCTTAGCTTGGCCATGAATGTTGCCGATACTTTAGAGAGACTGGGCAAGCATGTGCGTGTGATTTCAATGCCTTGCTGGGATTTATTCGAAAAGCAGTCGATCGAATACAAAGATAGCTTATTTGGTGGAGACATTGGTCGCCGCGTCAGCATCGAAGCAGGGGTTGATTTAGGATGGCATAAGTATATTGGCCGCGATGGTGTCGCCATCTGCATGGAACGCTTCGGTGCTTCGGCCCCAGCTGGCGTTTTAGCAAAGGAATATGGCTTTACTGTCGAAGATATTCTCGAACGTATCTTATAA